The Micromonospora violae DNA segment CCCGGCCGGGTGAGCCGGGCCGCGCCGATCCTGGTCGGGCACTCCGCCGGTGGTCACCTGGCGCTGTATGTGGCGGCCACCGCCCCGGCGACGGTGGGTGGGGTGCTCGCCCTGGCCCCGGTGGCCGATCTGGGCGAGGCGTACCGGCGTGACCTGGACTCCGGGGCGGTCGCCGCGCTGCTCGGCGGCGGACCGGAGCAGGTCCCGGACCGGTACGCGGCAGCGGATCCACGGATATTGGTACCGGCGCGAACACGCACGGTAGTTGTGCACGGCTCGGACGATCTCCAGGTTCCGGTGGAGATGAGCAGGGATTTCGTCGCGGCGGTTCGTGGCGCAGGTTCCGATATTTCCCTTGTTGAACTTCCTGGATGCGAGCATTTCGGGCTGATCGACCCGGAGTCCTTCGCCTGGCCCCAGGTCCGTGCTGTGTTGCGGTCCCTGCACGATGATCACTAGCCATTGACGCAGCGTCGCGGACCAGGTAGAACGCCGAAGGGGTGGTGTTCGGCCCTGCAACGCTCCTCGGAAGGAACTCGGTGTCGCAGATGAATCGCAGACGGGCGCTCCAACTGTTGGCCGCGCTCGGTACCACCGGGTTCGTCGCCGGGTGTGGCTCAGACAGTGACACCGAACCGAACGCCAACCGCAGCCCGGTCAAGATCGGGCTGATCACACCCCAGGCCGGTGGCTTCAAGAGCATCGGCGATGACATCACCAATGGCTTCCAGCTCTTCCTGGACCTGAACGACCAGCAGCTGGGCGGCCACCCGGTGGAGCTGCTGACCGCCGACGAGGGCGACACCGCGAAGTCCGGCAAGGCCGCCGTCGAGGGCCTGCTCAAGCAGGGCGTGCTGGCGCTCACCGGCGTGGTCAACTCGGCGGTGATGGTCGGCATCCGGGACACCGTGGAGCAGGCCCGGGTCCCGCTCATCGGCTCCAACGCCTCACCGAGCAGCCTGCAGAGCGTCTTCTACATCTGGCGGACGTCGTACGTGCTCGACGAGGCCGGCAAGGCGCTGGGCCGCTACCTGCGTGACCAACTGCCGGCGAACGGTCGCGTCGCGATCATCATGCCGGAGAACGTCGGGAGCCCGGACGTGGTCCGCGGCTTCCGGCAGGAGTTCGGCACGTCCGACCCCCGGATCCGCGACGAGGTGACCTACACCAGCGCCACGGCCAACCCCGGCAAGACGACGTACGCCTCGGACATCTCCAAGGCCCTGGCCAAGAAGCCCACGGCGGTCTTCTGCTTCTTCGCCGGGACGGCCGCCGTGGAGTTCATCAAGCAGCTGCGGGAGAAGTACGCCGGGCCGATCTACGCGCCCGGCTTCCTCACCGAGGGCGCCGTGCTGGACAGCCTGAAAGACAATGCGCTGGGCATCCAGACCGCGTTGAACTACTCGGCCGACCTGAACAACACGTCGAACCGGGTCTTCGCCTCGGCGTACCGCAAGAAGCACCAGGTCACCCCCACCACCTACGCGATGGCGTCGTACGACGCGGCGCAGGTCCTCGACCAGGCCATCCAGCTGGCCGGCGGGAAGCCCACCCCGCAGCAGGTCAACCTGGCCCTGGGCAAGATCGGCCAGATCGACAGCCCGCGCGGCATCTGGCAGTTCAACCAGCCGCGTACCCCGCAGCAGAAGTGGTACCTGCGCGAGGTGCAGCGCGACGGTCGCGTCCTGTCGAACGTGCTGATCAACGAGCTGGCCACGCTGGGCTGAACGCCCACCCGGAGCACGATTCGGGGCCGGCCTCCCAGTGGGAGGCCGGCCCCGAGACGTTCGTGGGTCAGTGCCGCAGCTCGGCGATGCAGCACTTCACGCTGCCGCCGCCCTTCTTCAGCTCGGCCAACTCGACGGGGACCGGGGTGTAACCGGCGGCCTTGAGCTTGCCGGCCAGGCGGGTGGCCTCGCTGTTGAGCACCACGTTCGCGCCGTCACTGACCAGGTTGAGCCCGAAGGCCATCGCGTCCTCGTCGTCGGCGATCACCGCGTCCGGGAAGAGCTGGGTGAGCACCCGCTGGCTGGCCGCCGAGAACGCGCCCGGGAAGTAGACGACGTTCGCGTCGTCGATGGCCGCCAGCGCCACGTCCAGGTGGTAGAAGCGAGGGTCGATCAGGCGCAGCGACACCACCGGGCGGCCCAGCGCCTCCTGCGCCTCCGCGTGCGCCGGGAGCTCGGTGCGGAAGCCGTGCCCGGCCAGGATGAGACCGCCGTGCGCCTCCGGCACGTACGCGAAGTCGCCCTCGCCCTCGTTGGTCTCGCTGGGTGCGATGAACCGCCAGCCCTGCGCCTCGTAGAAGGCGTGGTGGGCGGCCGCCTCGGCGGCCCGCTGCTCGTGTTTGAACCGGGCGCCGTAGACGCTCCCGTCCACCACGAAGCCGCCGTTGGCGGCGTAGACCATGTCGGGCAGGCCCGACTCGGGGCGGAGCAGGTGCACCTCGTGGCCGAGGCCGACCAGCGTCTCGCGCAGCCGGTCCCACTGCTTCACGGCCAGGTCGCGGTCGACCGGGGTGGTCACGTCCATCCACGGGTTGATCGCGTACTCGACCGCGAAGTACTCCGGCGAGCACATGAGATATGTCCGCTTTCGCGGGAAACGCTGCTGGTTCACGGTCACCAAGAGTAGGTACCGTGGAACTTTGAAAACAGCCACAAGTGTTGCTTCCCAGAGGCGGAACGTTGCAGATTGACGCGGTAGACCAGCGGATCATTGCGTTACTCGTCGCGGACGCCCGTGCGTCCTACGCCGACATCGGCGCGCGGGTGTCACTCTCCGCCCCGGCGGTCAAGCGTCGCGTCGACCGACTGCGCGCCACCGGCGTGATCAGGGGATTTACGGCCGTCGTTGATCCGGCCGCCGTCGGCTGGACGACGGAGGCCTTCGTCGAGCTGTTCTGCGCCGGGCGGACCACCCCGGCGCAGATCGGCGTGGCCGCCCGCCGACACCCCGAGGTGGTCGGCGCGTACACCGTCTCCGGGGAGGCGGACGCGCTCGTGCATCTGCGCGCCGCCGACATCGCCCACCTGGAGGCGGCGCTGGAGCGGTTGCGCGCCGAGTCCTTCGTGACCTCCACCCGCAGCACCATCGTGCTCTCGCGGCTGGTCGAATCGCCCGGCGTCGGCCCGTCCCACAGCACCTCTTGACCTCAACTCGGGTTGAGCAGATCGACTGACCCCGAGTGGGCCAGGCGGTCCACCGAGACCGAGAGGGGCTGTCATGCGGGCGATCTGGCTACACGAGTTCGGCGGACCCGAGGTGCTGGTGCCCGGCCCCGCACCCGACCCGGTGCCCGGCCCCGGCCAGGTGCTGATCGACGTCGCGCACGCGAACATCACCTTCATCGAGACGCAACTGCGCGCCGGTCACCCCGGCCCGTTCCGCCTCACCCCACCACTGATTCCCGGCAACGGCATCGGCGGGGTGATTGCGGCAGTCGGGTCGGACGTCGACCCGGCGTTGATCGGACGGCGGGTGGTCAGCGCCACCGGAGGTTCCGGCGGTTACGCCGAACGCGCGGCCGTGGACGCGTCGGCGCCGATCGCGGTGCCGGCCGGGCTGGCGCTCGACGCGGCGGTCGCGCTGCTGGCCGACGGACGGACCGCCACCATGCTGATCGAAGCGGTCGGCGTCCGTCCGGGTGACCGGGTGCTGGTGGAAGCCGCGGCCGGCGGCGTGGGGAGCCTGTTGATGCAGCTCGCGGCCCGCGCCGGGGCCCGGGTGATCGGCGTGGCCGGTGGGCGACGCAAGGTGGACCGGCTACCCGACCTGGGCGCCGAGGTGGCCGTCGACTACCTGCTGCCCGACTGGGCCGAGCAGGTCCGCGCTGCGGTGGGCGGGGTCGACGTGGTGTTCGACGGGGTCGGCGGCGCGGTGGCCCGAGCCGCCTTCGACCTGCTCCTGCCGGGCGGTCGGATGGTCAGCTTCGGGTTGGCGAGCGGGGAGTGGTCCCCGGTGTCGGCGGAGGCCGCCACGGCGCGGCAGGTCACCCTGATCCGGCCGGACGTGCCACCGGCCCGGCTGCGGGCGTACACCGAACAGGCCCTCTCGGACGCGGCGGCCGGCCGCTTGCGACCGCTCATCGGCCAGCGTTTCCCGTTGGAACGCGCCGCCGACGCACACGCCGCCATCGAGGCGCGTGGGACGGTCGGCAAGACCCTGCTGGACGTGGCCTGATCGGGCTCAGAGGTACATGCCGGTGCGGTGCTCCGACTCGTCACGCCGGACCGGCTTGTCACCCTCACCGAAGAACCGCTTGCCACCGAACTCACCGTGCAGACGGTCGTCCAACTCGTCGGCGAGACCGGTCATCACCTGCACCGCCAACATCAGATGGGTCGCCTGGAAGTTGCGGCCGAACACCGGGATGGACGCCCAGACGGTGTCGTCGGCGCAGTAGAGGCGGCCGATCGGCATCCGGTTCGTCAGCTCGGAGAGCCTGACGTAGAGCCGCTCGGTCGGCTCCACCTCGGTGAGCACCGGGGAGAAGACGTCCACCAGGGGCGGATTGTCCCGCACCCGCACGAAGACCATCGCCGAGCCGGCGCGGATGTTGATGTCGCCGTCCGAGTCGACCTGCAACTGGTCGGTGTCCGACTTCAACATGGTGGAGACCACGGTGCGGACCCGATCGGCCAGGTCGAGCACGTCGTCCCGCTCGACCTGGCCGGCGGCCGCCTCGGCCAACGCCTCCTCCAGGTCCGCCTCCACGTCGGCGTCCGGACCGAACTCGCTGCGCGCGGTGCCCAGCGGGCCCACGGCCAACGGCTCGCCCTCGGCGTCGTGCACCAGGTAGACCAGGAACGCCGGGTGCGGAGCACCGTAGACGTCCCGAAGCGTGCGGGAGAGCAGCGTGGCGACCTGGGTCGACTCGGCCGCCGTGGCGCTCAGCCCGAAGGAACCGCCGGAGCCGGCGACCACACCGGGCGGGGACCAACCGAGCGCGACCATGTCGGCCACCGCGCCCCGATCCAGTCGGTAGCCGGCCGGAAGCGCGGCGTTCCCGACGGCCCGGGCCGACAACACCCGGTCCGCGTCCACGTCGACGCTGATCGAATAGACGGCGTCCCCGGTGCCGGAGGCGGTGGGGTCCAGGGTCACGTCCAGGTGCGCGCCGACGGGAAGCTCCGGCAGCCGTACGGCGAGCGCGCGAGCGAACTCCCGCCACGCCTCGGTCACCTTCGCCCGCAGGTCGGTGGTGCTGGGCTCGCCGAGCAGGATCGATTCCGCCGGCTCCGTCGAAGCGCCGGGCAGCTCACCGTGCGGGGCCGAGGGGTGGTCAGCCGTCATGATCGCCTCCGTCCGTTCCGATCACCCTACCCACGCGGCCGGCGGGTTCGATCAGCCCGGACCGGGATCGGACAGCGGCGGTCAGGGGGCCGTCGGATCCACCGGCTCGGCACCCAACTCGACCGGCCAGGTGCCCGCGAGCGCGCTGAGCCGGGCCGCCGCGTCCGCCGGCTCCGCACCCCGGCCAACCGCCAACCCGAAGAGGTACGCCGTGACCGGCGCCCCCGGGCGCAGCACCTGGTGGGCGACGTCGCGGGCCAGATCCAGCACCGCCGGCACCGGCACCGAGGCCGGGTCCAGATCCAACTCGGCGCAGACCGCCGTGACCCAGTCGTCCATCACCGTCATCGCGCCCACTCCTCTGCCCGGCGTACGTCCTCGTCAGTGTCGCAGTCGAACCACGGCGGCGGGCCCTCGCCGGACCAGCGCACCTCCCGCACGACGAGACCGGCGAGCAGTGCCCGGACCGGGGCTCCGGACAGGCTGCCGCCCCGCTCGACCGTCAACCGATTCAACGCCGCCCGCAGTGCGGCGACCCGCCAGACACCGCAGAGCGACTGCCGCCGCCCGTCCCCGTCCACGAAACACGCCCCGTCCGGTTGCCGCTCGCCGCCGCCGAGGTCGTCGCGGGCCGGCGCGAGGTGGCCGCGGGCCGGCGCGAGGTCGCCGCGGGCCGGCGCGAGGTCGCCGCGGGCCGGTGGTGCGGGCGCGGGGCCGCCGCCCGCCGATTCGGTGTCGGGGGTCTGCTGGTCGAGGTGTTTCAGCAGGTCCCCGATGGCGGCCCGGGTGAGCAGCGGCAGGTCGGCCGCGAGCAGCGCGACAAGGCTGGTGTCTGAATCCAGCAGCGCCAGGCCGGCTGCGGCTGCGGCGACCGGGCCCCCGCCGGGCGGATCCTCCCGGACCACCCGGACACCCATCGGCACGGCATCGGCTGCACCGACAACCACACGCGACGTCGCGTCGGCGACGGCGGCCAGCACCCGGTCGCGCATGGGCTGGCCGCCGACCGGGAGCGCAGGCTTGTCGACCCCGCCCATCCGTCGGGCGGCCCCACCCGCGAGCACCACAGCGGCGTACGTCTCCACCCGGCCACGGTAGCCGGGACCAGTCCACGCCAGGTGTCCGGCGACTGCGCCAACCCGGCACGGCGGACGACTGTCATGATCGACTCGGATTTGCTGAAATCGCGGTGTCCCGGCGCCGGGGACACCCCGATTTCAAGAAGCACGAGTGGATCACCTTCCGATGGCCAGTGGCCGTGCGGGCGTGCCGGCGCGGGGTGGAGGATGGCGGAATGGGACGGGCAACTGATCGACGTGGCGTACTCCGGATCGACCTGGACGCGGTGACCACCGGGCGTGGGTTGGCCCGCCGACCGGACACGCTCGCCGTGGAGGAGCCGCTGGAGATCCGGGTCGGCGCGGCCGGTCCCGGTCGACGCCGGCCCCTCGCCGTCACGATGCGTACCCCCGGCGACGACCTGGACCTGGCCATCGGATTCCTGCTGACCGAAGGGTTGATCCGGTCGACCGACGACGTGCTGACCGCGCAGCTCTGCGCCGGCGCGGAGACGCCGAACACGTACAACGTGGTGGACGTGGTGCTCGCCCCCGGCGTACCGGAACCGACCACCGACCCGTCCCGGAACTTCTACACGACCAGTTCCTGTGGGGTCTGCGGCAAGGCCAGCATCGACGCGGTACGGACCCGGTCGCTCTTCCCGGTCTCGGCGGATCCGCTCAGCGTGCCGGCCACGTTGCTCGTCGACCTGCCCGACCGGCTGCGCGCCGCCCAGCGCGGCTTCGACCGGACCGGCGGGCTGCACGCGGCAGGGCTGTTCACCCCCGACGGCGAGCTGGTGGTGCTACGGGAGGACGTGGGCCGGCACAACGCCGTGGACAAGGTGGTCGGCTGGGCCGTACGGGAACGCCGGCTACCGCTCGCCGGGCACCTGCTGCTGGTCTCCGGACGGGCCAGCTTCGAGCTGACCCAGAAGGCGTGGATGGCGGGTCTGCCGCTGCTGGCCGCGGTCTCCGCCCCGAGCACCCTCGCCGCCGAACTGGCCGACGAGGCGGGGATGACGCTCGTCGGCTTCCTGCGCGGCCGAACCATGAACGTCTACGCCGGGCCGCACCGGATCACCGTGGAGCAGCCAGTCTGACGCTCAACGATCGAGCAGGCTGAACAGGTCCAGCCGGGCGGCGGCGTCGCGGGCGATCAGGAAACCGGCGATGCCGAGGACCCAACCCAACGCGCCGCCCGCCTTCGTGACGATCCAGGTGTTCAGGCGGGCCAGCACCGGCTCGACGAGTCGCGGGCGGGCCACCCGGGCACCCAGCAACAACACCGCCGGCAGCACCATGACCAGGCAGTATCCGGTGAGCAGCCCCAGCACGCTCGCCGCTCCGACCCCCGAGGTGGCCAACAGGCCCACCGCTCCGAGGTACGGGAGCATGGTCGCCACCTCGGCGAGCGCCGCGAGCAGCGCGAGCCCGACCAACCAGCGGGCCGACGAATCTCCGGCGGTGGCCCGGTCCCGCCACCGCAACACACCACCGGTACGGGGACGTCGCTTGCCGTCGTAGCGGAAGCTGAGCGCCAGCATTCCCACACCCAGGACGAGTTGCGCCCAGAGGACACCCCGGTTGTCCAGGGCGCCGCCCAGCGCGTCACCCAAGCTACTGCCGCCCCGGACCAGCAGCAGACCCACCGCGAGGTAGAACGCCGCGATGGTGGCGAGGTAGCCGAGGATCCGACGGGCGTTGACCGGCCCGGGGGCGAGCAGCAGCCAGACCGGGATGAAGAGGGTGCCGATGCTGGTGCTGTCGATCAACGCCAGCCCGGCCAGCGACAGCAGCAACTCGGGGGTCATGTCATACCACCAGGGAGAACGGACACGAAGACAATTCTCTGGCGGTGGTGACCGGGTTGCGTCGGCCGTGGTCAGGAGCGACGCGTACATCCTTTGACGGAGGGCGTCGCCGGAGGAACCCGCCCCGGGCGATCGACCTCGGGGGACGAGGGATCAGCGCCAGGGCGGGAATCGGTGGGCTATCGAGCCTTGACCCAGCCGGTGAAACGTTCGGTCAGGCCATCCGGAGTCTTGCCGCCGTACAGCTCAGTGAGGTGTTCGGTTGCTTCGGCTTGCAGTGCCTTCAGGTGCTCGACCAACTCGTCGGGTCGACCGCGGTAACGGCCGAGCAGGCGCAGTTTGGCGACCGAGCAGGGCCAGGCGATCCCGCAGGTGCGGCAGCGCCACGCCGGCTTGACCAGCGGGTGTTCCGCGTTCTCGGTCATCGGCCGGCCCGCACTGGTGCGCGTCGCGTCGTGGGCTTCGGCTTGTCCGGCATGGCTTCCCCCTCATCGTTGGGAGGGGCCGCCTCTGAGTGCTCGCCCATGAGGCGGCCCCGGCACGTACGCGACCGCCGGGTCTCGGGTAGTCCCTGCCGGCCGCGCCGTCTCAGACACACACTTCCAAGGGTTGTCAGCCGAATACACTGCGTAGCAATATCTCCTGTGGACGTCTCGGACGAACTGGAGGGGACACGGATGAATCGCGCAGTCGCTGAAGCGATGTCAAAATCCGGCCTGACCGCCGACAGTCTCGCCGCCCAGATCGGGGTTGATCCCAAGACGGCGGCCAAGTGGGCGAACCCTGGACGGATTCCGCAGACGCGGCACCGGTCGAAGGTCGCCGAGGTTCTGGGCCGCGACGAGGAGGACCTCTGGCCCGACTTGTACAAGCGGCGCGAGCCGGCGTGGTTCCGGCCGTGGACGGACATCGAGCGCGAGGCCGTGGGGCTGCGGTACTACGAGTCGGCAGTCATTCCCGGCCTGCTGCAAACCGAGGCGTACGCGCGAGCGGTGTTGAGCAGCGGGCTCTGGGCCGACGACGACCTGGAAGCGCACGTGGAAACACGCCTCCGCCGCCAGGCCGCCGTGTTCGACCGGCCCCGCCCGCCGTTGAGCGTCTTCGTCATCGACGAGGCCGCGCTGCGCCGGGGCAGGCCCGACATCATGGCCGAGCAGCTCGACCACCTGATCGCGCTCGCCGAGCGGCCGGCCGTGATGATCCACGTCCTCCCCCTGACGGCTGGCTTCCACCCCGGCCAGGCCGGACCGTTCGTCATCGCCAGCACGCCGGACGGCGGCGACGTCGGCTACCTCGACGACCAGGCGGCCGGACGCCTCAGTAATGACGTTGCTCCGCTCTGGGCGGTCTGGGATAGCGTGAGGTCGTTAGCGCTACCGCGAGACCTGACCATCGACCTGATGAGAGCGCGAGCATGGATGACCTGACCGGCGCCCGTTGGCGCAAGAGCACCCGCAGCAGCTCGAACGGTGGCAACTGCGTCGAGGTGGCCGACAACCTGCCGGGTGTCGTGCTCGTACGCGACACCAAGGACCGGGACGGCGGCACGCTGACGTTCGAGCCGGCCGCCTGGGCGGGCTTCGTCCGGCTGGCGAGGGAGATCGGCCCCGTCGGCTAGGGCTCGCCCGGTCACCCGTCAGGTCAGTTCGAGGATGCTCCAGTTGGTAGGGAGCACCTTCGCCGCCACCTTGGGCTGCACGGTCGCGTAGTGCGCCTCGTGGGTGAGTGCCGCGCGGGCGGCATGGCCGAACGAGATGTCCCCGTCCACCGCGCGGGCCAACGTGCCGGTGTCTCGCACGTCCTCGGCGTCGAGCGGCAGCAGACGGATCATCGGGGCGCTCATCATCAGAGCCAGTAGCGCGGCATCGACCTCGTCGACCACGCTCGTGAAGGCCGCCGCCAGGCAGGTCGCTGGGACAGCAATCTGCCGGCCCTCGTCGGCGACCTCCAGCATCAACTCCCCCACCGAGACGTTGCCCTCGAGGTAGGCCGTCAACGCCGACGCGTCGAGCACGACCGCGATCTCATCGCTCATCCGGCACGCCCCAACATCCGACGCCCCTCGGCCAGGGCGTCCGCCGGAATCGGCGTCGCCAGGCGCTCCCGCCACCGCGCCCGGCCCGCCTCGGTCACCTCGATGCCGGCTCGGCGCAGCACCTCGTCGAGGTGCGTCCGGCCCATCTGGGCCCGCACCGCCGCGGTGATGGCGGCCGAGACGTTGGGCTGCTGGTCGAGCCATTCCGCGACGTCGTCGGGGAGGCTCACGGAGCGCTTCACGGTCACGTCCGCCAGCCTACCAATTCTGGTAGCACCAACGGTATTACCAGGCCGGAGAGTCTTGTCAGCGGCGGCCACGTCGGCTCCTCTTCCGGGGGCGGATGACCCCGGGCATACCGACCGACGGCCAGCCGTCCAGTTCGGCCGGGGGCACGCCGCGCCGGAGCAGGTCGTCCAGCAGCACAGCGAGCGAGTAGTCGGGGTGCACGTCGAGCGTGCGTTCGAGCGCGACCGCCGCCAACGCGCCCTGCCCAGCGCGCCAGGCGGCGAACGCCAGCAGCGCACCGGGAGCCGCGGCCATCTCCGGTTCGGCCCGGCGCAGCACGTCGGTCCAGAGGGCGATGTCCCGGTCCCGGCCGTCGGTGCGTTCCCACGCGTGGTCGCGGACCGGCAGGTGGGTCATCAGCAGGCTCAGCCAGGCCACCTCGTCGTCGTCGAGCCGCTCACCACGCCGCTGCCGGCGCTGGGCCTCGCGGACCGCGGCCACCCCGGCGGCGCGCAGCGCGCGAGCACCGAGCAGGTCGCTCTCAGGCGCCTGCCCGACCAGCTCGGCCAGTCTGAGCTGGGCGCGGGCGGTGGCCGCGCGGGCCGCGTCCCGGGCCGGGCCGTCCACCGGTGCCACCTGCGCCACCAGGGCGGCGCGGTCGGGGAGTGCGACCTGGCCGGCGAAGACCGCCGAGGCGGTCACCCGGTTGACGGTCGGGTCGTAGCGGCGGCCCTCGGGCGGGCAGCAGTCGGGCTCGGTGCAGAGATAGGACCACCAGCGGCCATCGGTCACCCGCAGCGCGTCGAGCACGTGCATCCCGACGTCGCTCAACGTGTCGCGCACCGCGTCCACGGCCGGCGTGACCCGCTCCGGTTGCCCGTAACCCACCACGGTGGCGGCCTCCGCGCCCTGCCGGCGGATCACCCCGGCCAGGTGCTCGGCGAACCCGCCCAGGTCGGTCGGGTCAGGCAGGTCCATCCGGGCGGCAAAGATGATCTGTCGGCCGACCAGCGCCACGGCGACCACGCTGTCGGTGGGATGAAACCCGAGCAGGTACGGCACCGCGGCGATCAGGTCGGCGGGTGAGCGGACGGCGAGCTGAGGGCGTTCGGTCGAGGTCATGTCGGAAGCCTGCGGCGGGGGCGCCGGGTCGGGCCACCCCTGTGGACGACACGCGGCTTATCCACAGTTACTGAGCGTGTTTTCCCTGCTCAGGCCACACCTACGAGTGCGGAAAGAGCGCCGATGTCGGCGGGCGACACCTGGCTGTCGCACGCAGCGGTTACCGTGCGCTGATGGACCTGGCGTACCTACGCGCGCATCCGGCACACCTCCCGACCTTCCGGACCCATCAGCGGCTCCGGGAGACGCCGGTCGCCGGTGGCGACATCTGCGCCGCCGCCCGGCTCACCCTCGACGACGGTCACTCCGTCTTCGCCAAGTCCTGGCCGGAGGGCGCCGACCGTCCGGTGCCGGAGGGCTTCTTCGCCGCCGAGGCCGCCGGGTTGCGCTGGCTGCGGGAGGCGGGCGCGGTCGGCGTACCCGAGGTGATCGTGGTTCTGCCGGAGCTGCTGGCGCTCGACTGGGTGGAGCCCGGCGATCCGACGCCGGAGGCCGCGGAGCGCTTCGGCCGGGAGTTGGCCGAGCTGCACCGGGCGGGGGCCACCGCCTTCGGCGCGACCTGGCCCGGTTTCATCGGCGCCCTTCCTCAGGACAACACCCTCACCGACGGACGCTGGTCGACGTGGTTCGCTGAGCGACGCCTCGCCCCCCACCTGCGGCGCTCGGTCGACGGTGGCGCGCTGACCAGCGCCGACGCGACAGTGGTCGAGCAGGTGATCGGTCGCCTCGACGGGCTCGGCGGCGACGAGCCGCCCGCGCGCATCCACGGCGACCTGTGGCCGGGCAACGTGCTGTGGGGGGCCGACGACCGGGCCTGGCTCATCGACCCGGCGGCGCACGGTGGGCACCGGGAAACGGATCTCGCCCAGCTCGCCCTCTTCGGCGGCATCCCCCACCTGGGTCGGGTGCTCGCCGCCTACCAGGAGAGTTGGCCGCTGGCGGACGGCTGGCGGGAACGGGTGCCGCTGCATCAACTGCACCTCCTGCTCGTGCACACCGCGCTCTTCGGCGGCAGCTACCGAGATGTGGTCGTCCAGACCGCCCGTGCCGTCCTGGGCCGGGCCGAGCGCGCTACGGTCGACAGGTGAGCGCCGCCCCGGGGACCGACGGCGTCCTCGTCGACCGGTACGGCCGCGTCGCCCGAGACCTGCGCGTGTCCCTCACCGACAAGTGCAACCTGCGCTGCACCTACTGCATGCCGGCGGAGGGGCTGCCCTGGCTGGCCGGCCCCGAGCTGCTGACCGACGAGGAGATCGTCCGGCTGGTCCGGGTGGCGGTCGAGCTGCTCGGCGTGACCGAGGTGCGGTTCACCGGCGGTGAGCCACTGATCCGACCCGGGCTGGTCGACATCGTGGCGGCGGTCGCCGCCCTCGAGCCCCGTCCCCGGGTCTCGCTGACCACCAACGGCATCGGTCTGGATCGGCTGGCCCCGACCCTGCGCACGGCCGGGCTGGATCGGGTGAACGTCTCGCTGGACACCCTGGACCCGGACCGGTTCACCAGGCTCACCCGCCGCCCCCGCCTCGACGCGGTGCTGGCCGGGCTCGCCGGAGCGGCGGCCGCCGGGCTCAGCCCCGTGAAGATCAATTCAGTGCTGATGCGCGGTGTCAACGAGGACGAGGCGCCCGCGCTGCTCCGCTTCGCCCTCGATCACGGCTACCAGTTACGGATCATCGAGCAGATGCCGTTGGACGCCCAGCATGGTTGGGCCCGCGACACCATGGTCACCGCCGAGGAGATCCTGGCGTCCCTGCGTACCGCCTTCGACCTGAGCCCCGACCCGGCCGAGCGCGG contains these protein-coding regions:
- a CDS encoding alpha/beta hydrolase family protein, translated to MPVDPRAVLTRPAPEPDRTVAYGDDPNQVADLRLPAGVGPARPLVVVLHGGFWRAEYDRRHTGPLAAALAAEGYPVAQLEYRRTGQPGGGWPGTLTDVLTGVAELPVLAAEALPGRVSRAAPILVGHSAGGHLALYVAATAPATVGGVLALAPVADLGEAYRRDLDSGAVAALLGGGPEQVPDRYAAADPRILVPARTRTVVVHGSDDLQVPVEMSRDFVAAVRGAGSDISLVELPGCEHFGLIDPESFAWPQVRAVLRSLHDDH
- a CDS encoding ABC transporter substrate-binding protein, whose translation is MSQMNRRRALQLLAALGTTGFVAGCGSDSDTEPNANRSPVKIGLITPQAGGFKSIGDDITNGFQLFLDLNDQQLGGHPVELLTADEGDTAKSGKAAVEGLLKQGVLALTGVVNSAVMVGIRDTVEQARVPLIGSNASPSSLQSVFYIWRTSYVLDEAGKALGRYLRDQLPANGRVAIIMPENVGSPDVVRGFRQEFGTSDPRIRDEVTYTSATANPGKTTYASDISKALAKKPTAVFCFFAGTAAVEFIKQLREKYAGPIYAPGFLTEGAVLDSLKDNALGIQTALNYSADLNNTSNRVFASAYRKKHQVTPTTYAMASYDAAQVLDQAIQLAGGKPTPQQVNLALGKIGQIDSPRGIWQFNQPRTPQQKWYLREVQRDGRVLSNVLINELATLG
- the ddaH gene encoding dimethylargininase, which codes for MVTVNQQRFPRKRTYLMCSPEYFAVEYAINPWMDVTTPVDRDLAVKQWDRLRETLVGLGHEVHLLRPESGLPDMVYAANGGFVVDGSVYGARFKHEQRAAEAAAHHAFYEAQGWRFIAPSETNEGEGDFAYVPEAHGGLILAGHGFRTELPAHAEAQEALGRPVVSLRLIDPRFYHLDVALAAIDDANVVYFPGAFSAASQRVLTQLFPDAVIADDEDAMAFGLNLVSDGANVVLNSEATRLAGKLKAAGYTPVPVELAELKKGGGSVKCCIAELRH
- a CDS encoding Lrp/AsnC family transcriptional regulator, whose translation is MQIDAVDQRIIALLVADARASYADIGARVSLSAPAVKRRVDRLRATGVIRGFTAVVDPAAVGWTTEAFVELFCAGRTTPAQIGVAARRHPEVVGAYTVSGEADALVHLRAADIAHLEAALERLRAESFVTSTRSTIVLSRLVESPGVGPSHSTS
- a CDS encoding zinc-binding dehydrogenase yields the protein MRAIWLHEFGGPEVLVPGPAPDPVPGPGQVLIDVAHANITFIETQLRAGHPGPFRLTPPLIPGNGIGGVIAAVGSDVDPALIGRRVVSATGGSGGYAERAAVDASAPIAVPAGLALDAAVALLADGRTATMLIEAVGVRPGDRVLVEAAAGGVGSLLMQLAARAGARVIGVAGGRRKVDRLPDLGAEVAVDYLLPDWAEQVRAAVGGVDVVFDGVGGAVARAAFDLLLPGGRMVSFGLASGEWSPVSAEAATARQVTLIRPDVPPARLRAYTEQALSDAAAGRLRPLIGQRFPLERAADAHAAIEARGTVGKTLLDVA
- a CDS encoding T3SS (YopN, CesT) and YbjN peptide-binding chaperone 1: MTADHPSAPHGELPGASTEPAESILLGEPSTTDLRAKVTEAWREFARALAVRLPELPVGAHLDVTLDPTASGTGDAVYSISVDVDADRVLSARAVGNAALPAGYRLDRGAVADMVALGWSPPGVVAGSGGSFGLSATAAESTQVATLLSRTLRDVYGAPHPAFLVYLVHDAEGEPLAVGPLGTARSEFGPDADVEADLEEALAEAAAGQVERDDVLDLADRVRTVVSTMLKSDTDQLQVDSDGDINIRAGSAMVFVRVRDNPPLVDVFSPVLTEVEPTERLYVRLSELTNRMPIGRLYCADDTVWASIPVFGRNFQATHLMLAVQVMTGLADELDDRLHGEFGGKRFFGEGDKPVRRDESEHRTGMYL
- a CDS encoding DUF6457 domain-containing protein, with product MTVMDDWVTAVCAELDLDPASVPVPAVLDLARDVAHQVLRPGAPVTAYLFGLAVGRGAEPADAAARLSALAGTWPVELGAEPVDPTAP
- the mobA gene encoding molybdenum cofactor guanylyltransferase, translated to METYAAVVLAGGAARRMGGVDKPALPVGGQPMRDRVLAAVADATSRVVVGAADAVPMGVRVVREDPPGGGPVAAAAAGLALLDSDTSLVALLAADLPLLTRAAIGDLLKHLDQQTPDTESAGGGPAPAPPARGDLAPARGDLAPARGHLAPARDDLGGGERQPDGACFVDGDGRRQSLCGVWRVAALRAALNRLTVERGGSLSGAPVRALLAGLVVREVRWSGEGPPPWFDCDTDEDVRRAEEWAR